The following coding sequences are from one Virgibacillus necropolis window:
- the dprA gene encoding DNA-processing protein DprA → MSLRNRIIHLHRCRGITRRSIKRMLAIDPTLSTIYNLTSSQISHQFFIPLQHARSLHQDLHNRTLQKDIKRDIDSYTILTVVDELYPIVLKTIKDSPLVLYTRGDVSLLQNTPALSVIGTRSPSRNALNKMKLILPKLIEENWVIVSGMAMGIDSYAHQFALGNNGKTIAVLGGGFHHIYPKQNVTLFDQLSNKGLVLSEYPPSQPPARFHFPERNRIISGLSFGTLVIEAKEKSGTLITVDQALDQGREVYAIPDSPTIPESIGCNRMIQDGAKLVIRPDDILEDWNMAKEIWINKS, encoded by the coding sequence TTGTCATTACGTAATCGAATCATCCATCTGCACCGGTGTAGAGGCATTACAAGGCGGTCTATTAAACGAATGCTTGCCATTGATCCTACGCTTTCTACTATTTATAATCTGACTTCATCCCAAATTAGTCATCAATTTTTCATTCCTCTACAACATGCTAGATCGCTTCATCAAGATCTTCATAACCGTACACTTCAAAAAGATATAAAAAGAGATATCGATAGCTATACCATCCTCACAGTAGTTGACGAGTTATATCCAATTGTGTTAAAAACAATTAAAGATTCACCTCTAGTATTATATACACGTGGTGATGTGTCATTGTTGCAGAATACACCAGCTTTAAGTGTAATCGGTACAAGATCACCATCACGGAATGCCTTAAATAAAATGAAGCTTATTTTGCCAAAACTTATTGAAGAAAATTGGGTAATTGTAAGTGGCATGGCAATGGGAATAGATAGTTACGCTCATCAATTTGCCTTAGGTAATAATGGGAAGACCATTGCGGTATTGGGGGGTGGCTTTCATCATATTTATCCGAAACAAAATGTCACATTGTTTGACCAACTAAGCAATAAAGGATTAGTATTATCAGAGTACCCACCAAGCCAACCACCAGCGCGTTTTCATTTCCCTGAACGAAATCGCATTATAAGTGGTTTAAGTTTTGGAACATTAGTTATTGAAGCAAAAGAAAAAAGTGGTACACTCATAACAGTTGATCAGGCATTAGATCAAGGTAGAGAGGTTTATGCTATTCCTGACTCTCCGACTATCCCTGAATCAATTGGTTGTAATCGAATGATACAGGATGGTGCCAAATTGGTAATAAGGCCTGATGACATCTTAGAAGACTGGAATATGGCTAAAGAAATTTGGATTAATAAAAGCTAA
- the sucD gene encoding succinate--CoA ligase subunit alpha has product MSVYVNKDTKVIVQGITGGTARFHTKQMLEYGTKIVGGVTPKKGGTEVEGVPVFNTVKDAVDQTGANASVIYVPAPFAADAIIEAVDAGLDLAICITEHIPVLDMVKVKRYMEGKKTRLVGPNCPGVITPDECKIGIMPGYIHKKGHIGVVSRSGTLTYEAVHQLSEAGYGQSTAVGIGGDPVNGTDFIDVLTAFNDDPETEAVIMIGEIGGTAEEEAAEWVKANMKKPVVGFIGGATAPPGKRMGHAGAIISGGKGTADEKIRVMNECGIEVAETPAVMGETMISVLKENNLLDKCKTH; this is encoded by the coding sequence ATGAGTGTATATGTTAATAAAGATACAAAAGTAATTGTCCAAGGAATTACTGGTGGTACTGCTAGATTTCATACCAAACAAATGCTTGAATATGGTACAAAAATCGTTGGCGGTGTAACACCTAAAAAAGGCGGTACAGAGGTTGAAGGAGTACCTGTATTTAACACAGTAAAAGACGCTGTTGATCAAACAGGTGCTAATGCATCTGTAATTTACGTTCCTGCTCCATTTGCTGCAGATGCTATTATCGAAGCAGTAGATGCAGGACTTGATCTTGCTATTTGTATTACAGAGCATATTCCAGTTTTGGATATGGTTAAAGTGAAGCGTTATATGGAAGGTAAGAAAACACGTTTGGTTGGACCGAACTGTCCTGGTGTAATCACACCTGACGAATGTAAAATTGGAATCATGCCTGGTTATATTCATAAAAAAGGTCATATCGGAGTTGTTTCTCGTTCTGGAACATTAACATATGAAGCCGTACATCAATTATCTGAAGCAGGTTATGGTCAATCTACTGCGGTTGGAATTGGCGGAGACCCTGTTAATGGAACTGACTTTATCGATGTATTAACAGCATTCAATGATGATCCAGAAACAGAAGCAGTGATCATGATTGGTGAAATCGGTGGTACTGCTGAAGAAGAAGCGGCTGAATGGGTAAAAGCCAATATGAAAAAACCTGTAGTAGGATTCATCGGTGGCGCAACTGCACCTCCAGGAAAACGTATGGGGCATGCTGGCGCAATCATTTCAGGCGGAAAAGGTACTGCGGACGAAAAGATCCGGGTAATGAACGAATGTGGAATTGAAGTTGCCGAAACACCTGCCGTTATGGGTGAAACTATGATCAGTGTATTAAAAGAAAATAATTTACTAGATAAATGTAAAACACATTAA
- the sucC gene encoding ADP-forming succinate--CoA ligase subunit beta yields the protein MNIHEYQGKEILRSYGVNVPTGHVAYTVDEAVEAAKKLGSSVTVVKAQIHAGGRGKAGGVKIAKNLEEVRTYADEILGKTLVTHQTGPEGKEVKRLLIEEGCDIKKEYYVGLVLDRATSAVVMMASEEGGTEIEEVAEETPEKIFKEVIDPVVGLSGYQARRLAFNINIPDELIGKAVKFMMGLYQAFVEKDCSIAEINPLVTTGDGEVLALDAKLNFDDNALFRQKDVQEFRDLDEEDAKEIEASKYDLSYISLDGNIGCMVNGAGLAMSTMDIIKHYGGDPANFLDVGGGATAEKVTEAFKIILSDPNVKGIFVNIFGGIMKCDVIAEGVVEATKQVGLEIPLVVRLEGTNVDLGKKILNESGLNITSADSMADGAEKIVSMVK from the coding sequence ATGAACATTCATGAGTATCAAGGCAAAGAAATTTTGCGAAGCTATGGTGTAAATGTTCCAACTGGACATGTTGCATATACAGTGGACGAAGCTGTAGAAGCTGCTAAGAAACTAGGGTCTTCTGTGACTGTTGTTAAAGCACAAATTCATGCTGGTGGTCGTGGTAAAGCTGGCGGAGTGAAGATTGCGAAAAACTTAGAAGAAGTGCGTACATATGCTGATGAGATTTTAGGTAAGACACTAGTAACGCATCAGACTGGTCCTGAAGGTAAGGAAGTTAAACGCTTGCTTATTGAAGAAGGGTGCGACATTAAAAAGGAATATTACGTAGGACTTGTTCTTGATCGTGCAACTTCAGCTGTTGTTATGATGGCGTCAGAAGAAGGCGGAACAGAAATTGAAGAAGTGGCTGAAGAAACCCCTGAAAAAATCTTTAAGGAAGTTATTGATCCCGTAGTAGGTCTTTCAGGATATCAAGCTCGTAGACTAGCATTTAATATTAATATCCCTGATGAATTAATAGGGAAAGCGGTTAAATTCATGATGGGTCTTTACCAAGCATTCGTTGAAAAGGATTGCTCGATTGCAGAAATAAATCCTCTAGTTACAACAGGTGATGGGGAAGTACTAGCATTAGATGCGAAATTAAACTTTGATGATAATGCACTTTTCCGTCAAAAGGATGTTCAAGAGTTCCGTGACTTAGACGAAGAAGATGCGAAAGAAATCGAAGCATCTAAGTATGATTTAAGCTATATTTCATTAGATGGAAATATTGGTTGTATGGTTAATGGTGCGGGTCTTGCAATGTCTACAATGGATATCATTAAACATTATGGTGGCGACCCCGCTAACTTCCTTGATGTTGGGGGCGGTGCGACTGCTGAAAAGGTTACAGAAGCATTTAAAATCATTTTGTCCGATCCTAATGTAAAAGGAATTTTTGTTAATATTTTCGGTGGAATCATGAAGTGTGACGTTATTGCTGAAGGTGTTGTAGAGGCAACAAAGCAAGTTGGTCTTGAAATTCCATTAGTTGTGCGTTTAGAAGGTACAAACGTTGATTTAGGTAAGAAAATATTAAACGAATCAGGCCTAAATATTACTTCAGCTGACTCTATGGCTGACGGCGCTGAAAAAATCGTTTCAATGGTTAAATAA
- a CDS encoding EscU/YscU/HrcU family type III secretion system export apparatus switch protein gives MNGKQMKAAALRYNQKQDKAPTIAAAGKGIIAENIIEKAKQNNVPMIEDATLVELLAELNINETIPDELYQAVAEVFAFVYRADKEVGSIK, from the coding sequence ATGAACGGTAAACAAATGAAAGCAGCTGCACTTAGATACAATCAGAAGCAAGACAAAGCACCTACGATAGCGGCTGCAGGTAAAGGAATAATTGCAGAAAATATTATTGAAAAGGCTAAACAAAATAATGTTCCGATGATTGAGGATGCAACACTAGTAGAACTTTTGGCTGAATTAAATATAAATGAAACCATTCCTGACGAATTATATCAAGCAGTTGCAGAGGTATTTGCATTTGTTTACCGTGCAGACAAGGAAGTAGGTTCTATAAAATAG